A stretch of Gemmatimonadota bacterium DNA encodes these proteins:
- a CDS encoding DUF4147 domain-containing protein gives MTHRDVASALLAMYDAAIDAADPARAVRDGLRAHEVALELRRDRPHWIIALGKAAHAMAGEAVRHLDANGLRPAGGLIVGPSDRPSAHPALACVAGDHPVPGARSAQAADALTALTERIAADDVVLLLVSGGTSSLVGAPIPGVRAEDLAALHTLLLGAGVPISRINAVRKRFSRWGAGRLAEALTGACVVPILLADVPNEDPAMIGSGPVSPDPLDARQVERLLRDAGIAMRVPLSIAASLGAMRAGLLPETPKPGQAAFAQVAEPFVVGNAAALDAVGACASTAGLGPVLLSRTPLQGDATAAGRVIAHALARAPAGAVLAWGGETTVRLPDDHGLGGRCQQLALAAAEVLDDLDVRDGWLLAAGTDGRDGPGSAAGARIGPGAWRASAEAGGDPKRSLRRCDAFAALDAAAAILPARDTGTNVMDIVVAVRA, from the coding sequence ATGACGCACCGGGATGTCGCCTCAGCGCTCCTCGCGATGTACGACGCGGCGATCGACGCGGCCGATCCGGCGCGCGCCGTTCGCGACGGACTGCGCGCGCACGAGGTCGCGCTCGAACTTCGGCGCGACCGGCCGCACTGGATCATCGCGCTGGGCAAGGCGGCGCACGCGATGGCCGGGGAGGCGGTCCGTCATCTGGACGCGAATGGCCTCCGACCTGCCGGCGGCCTCATCGTCGGGCCGAGCGATCGGCCCTCGGCTCACCCGGCCCTGGCATGCGTCGCCGGGGACCACCCGGTCCCGGGTGCACGGTCCGCGCAGGCCGCCGACGCGCTCACGGCGCTCACCGAACGGATCGCGGCGGACGACGTCGTGCTCCTCCTCGTGTCCGGCGGCACGTCGAGTCTCGTCGGCGCGCCCATCCCGGGCGTGCGCGCAGAGGATCTCGCCGCGTTGCATACGCTCCTGCTCGGCGCGGGGGTGCCGATCTCGCGCATCAACGCGGTGCGGAAGCGCTTCTCTCGGTGGGGCGCGGGACGCCTCGCCGAGGCGCTGACCGGTGCCTGCGTCGTACCGATCCTCCTCGCTGACGTGCCCAACGAGGATCCCGCGATGATCGGTTCTGGTCCGGTGAGCCCGGACCCGCTCGACGCGCGCCAGGTCGAGCGCCTCCTGCGCGATGCCGGGATCGCGATGCGCGTGCCGCTCTCCATCGCCGCTTCGCTCGGCGCGATGCGCGCCGGACTCCTGCCGGAGACGCCCAAGCCCGGGCAGGCGGCATTCGCGCAGGTGGCCGAACCGTTCGTGGTCGGCAATGCCGCCGCGCTCGACGCCGTCGGCGCCTGCGCGAGTACCGCCGGGCTCGGTCCCGTGCTGCTCTCCCGCACGCCGTTGCAGGGGGATGCGACCGCTGCGGGGCGGGTGATCGCACACGCCCTCGCCCGCGCTCCGGCGGGCGCCGTGCTGGCGTGGGGGGGCGAGACCACCGTGCGGCTCCCCGACGACCATGGGCTCGGCGGCCGGTGCCAGCAACTCGCGCTCGCGGCGGCCGAAGTCCTCGACGACCTCGACGTGCGGGACGGGTGGTTGCTCGCGGCCGGGACCGATGGGCGGGACGGGCCGGGGAGCGCGGCCGGGGCACGGATCGGACCGGGGGCGTGGCGCGCGAGCGCCGAGGCGGGCGGCGACCCCAAGCGCTCGCTCCGTCGCTGCGATGCCTTCGCCGCGCTCGATGCGGCCGCGGCGATCCTCCCGGCACGCGACACCGGGACGAACGTCATGGATATCGTAGTGGCGGTGCGCGCGTAG